A single window of Crassostrea angulata isolate pt1a10 chromosome 8, ASM2561291v2, whole genome shotgun sequence DNA harbors:
- the LOC128159902 gene encoding uncharacterized protein LOC128159902 produces the protein MLSSVYDPLGFIAPFVLVGKQILQEMCRNQTDWDSPLPENLRPRWRCWRDDLEKLGSLEIKRCLKPENFGDVVVAELHHFSDASTIGYGQCSHLRLIDDKQQVHCSLVMAKSRVTPLKQVTVPRLELTAALVSVKVSSQLLEELEISNVVEWFWTDSTVVLGYIANDSRRFHVFVANRLQQIRDRTEPYQWNYISSAENPADIASRGITAAELRNRKEWFRGPNFLWESSLPFSGQPVSKPSISEDDPEVKRCQVFETKVEPTEYTSLIDYLERCSDWNRAKRLIANCLKFKTLLKKIPCQKATDAVPSKEQGLPVALLEEAELAIVRLVQKEAFSEELKILNNTKGCEDVNRKKSVRKTSSLYRLDPFLDNNDVLRVGGRLQKGEFTSYVKHPIILPRKSHVTRLIIRHFHERSRHQGRSITTNEIRSNGYWIIGCSSAVYSLISRCVKCRKRRSQTLDQKMSDLPADRLAAEAPFTYSGVDFFGPFYIKEGRKELKRYGVLFTCMSSRAVHLENANSLDTSSFINALRRFLSIRGPVKQLRSDRGTNFVGAERELRESLEELDDSRLKQFLTAEGCDYISFKMNIPSASHMGGVWERQIRTVRNVLSSLLQDFGSQLDDEGLRTLFCEAMAIVNSRPLTISNLHDPFAPEPITPNHLLTMKSKVVLPPPGEFQTPDLYCRRRWRRIQYLANEFWTRWRKEYVQILQTRTKWSSTRRNIQIGDVVIVKDDNLPRNQWHLGRVIDTYASEDGLVRSVRLAIGDSNLDKKGKRNGQLSTLERPIHKLVLLLENETGEDPTEEPY, from the coding sequence ATGTTAAGTTCCGTATACGATCCACTTGGATTCATTGCGCCTTTTGTCCTAGTTGGGAAACAAATCTTGCAGGAAATGTGTAGAAACCAAACAGATTGGGATAGTCCTCTACCAGAGAACTTGCGACCCAGATGGAGATGTTGGAGGGATGATCTCGAGAAGCTTGGTTCCTTGGAAATCAAGAGATGTCTTAAACCTGAGAACTTTGGAGATGTCGTAGTGGCCGAACTACACCATTTCTCAGATGCAAGCACTATTGGTTATGGCCAGTGCTCACATCTACGCCTTATAGATGACAAGCAACAAGTACATTGCTCTTTAGTTATGGCCAAATCCAGAGTCACGCCACTGAAGCAAGTTACTGTACCTCGTTTGGAACTTACTGCTGCTCTCGTTTCTGTTAAAGTCAGCTCCCAACTTCTAGAAGAGCTCGAAATTAGCAATGTCGTTGAATGGTTCTGGACAGATAGTACTGTTGTCCTTGGATACATTGCTAATGATTCTCGGCGTTTTCACGTTTTTGTCGCCAACAGACTTCAACAGATTCGTGACCGCACGGAACCCTATCAGTGGAACTACATCAGTTCAGCAGAGAACCCAGCAGACATAGCATCACGTGGAATTACAGCTGCTGAGTTACGAAACAGGAAGGAATGGTTCAGAGGACCCAATTTTCTATGGGAGTCCAGTTTACCATTTTCTGGTCAACCTGTTAGCAAGCCAAGTATATCAGAGGACGATCCTGAGGTTAAGCGTTGCCAGGTGTTTGAGACGAAGGTGGAACCTACTGAATATACGTCACTAATTGACTATTTAGAACGTTGTTCTGATTGGAATCGTGCCAAGAGACTCATAGCAAACTGTCTTAAGTTCAAGACGTTGCTTAAAAAGATTCCTTGTCAGAAGGCAACAGATGCAGTGCCTTCAAAGGAGCAAGGATTGCCTGTAGCTTTATTAGAGGAAGCAGAATTGGCCATTGTGAGATTAGTCCAGAAAGAGGCCTTTAGTGAAGAATTGAAAATTCTGAACAACACCAAGGGATGTGAAGATGTTAACAGAAAGAAGTCTGTTCGAAAAACATCCTCCCTTTACCGACTCGATCCATTTCTGGATAATAATGATGTTTTACGAGTTGGGGGTCGTTTGCAGAAGGGAGAATTTACGTCTTATGTTAAGCACCCAATCATTTTACCAAGGAAGTCGCATGTTACAAGGCTTATCATCAGACACTTTCATGAACGCAGCAGACACCAAGGACGAAGTATCACAACCAATGAGATTAGATCAAATGGTTATTGGATTATTGGCTGCAGTTCTGCTGTGTACAGTCTCATTTCAAGATGCGTGAAATGTCGTAAACGTCGCAGTCAAACACTGGATCAGAAAATGAGCGACCTACCTGCTGACAGACTTGCAGCAGAGGCACCCTTTACGTACAGTGGGGTAGACTTCTTCGGACCATTCTACATCAAAGAAGGGAGAAAAGAATTGAAGAGATATGGAGTTTTGTTCACATGTATGTCTTCAAGAGCGGTGCATCTAGAGAACGCAAACTCTCTCGACACCAGTTCATTTATCAATGCTCTGCGCAGATTTCTGTCGATACGTGGACCAGTAAAACAATTGAGATCAGATAGAGGTACTAACTTTGTCGGGGCTGAGAGAGAACTCAGAGAATCTCTAGAAGAACTAGACGACAGTCGCCTGAAGCAGTTTCTAACAGCAGAAGGATGTGATTATAtcagttttaaaatgaacattCCGTCAGCGAGTCATATGGGCGGAGTTTGGGAAAGGCAGATCAGGACAGTTCGCAATGTGCTTTCTTCTCTCTTGCAGGACTTTGGATCTCAGTTGGATGATGAGGGTCTTAGAACCCTTTTCTGCGAAGCTATGGCTATTGTCAACAGTCGTCCACTTACCATCTCGAACTTGCATGATCCGTTTGCCCCTGAACCAATCACACCTAACCACCTTCTGACCATGAAGTCTAAGGTTGTCTTACCACCACCTGGTGAGTTCCAGACGCCAGATTTGTATTGCCGTAGGAGATGGCGCCGCATACAATACTTGGCCAATGAATTCTGGACACGTTGGAGAAAGGAATATGTTCAGATTCTTCAGACGCGTACAAAGTGGTCGTCAACAAGAAGGAATATCCAAATTGGAGATGTCGTTATAGTGAAGGATGATAACCTGCCCCGGAATCAGTGGCATCTTGGTCGTGTCATAGATACATATGCAAGCGAGGATGGGTTGGTCCGTAGTGTTAGATTAGCTATCGGAGACAGCAATCTGGACAAGAAAGGCAAGAGGAACGGTCAGCTTTCAACACTTGAAAGACCTATTCACAAGTTAGTCTTGTTGTTGGAGAACGAGACCGGGGAAGACCCCACCGAGGAGCCATATTAG